The Bryobacteraceae bacterium genomic sequence CAACCTCCTGATCAACTCGGCTTTGGACGGCCGTTCCGCTTGCTACCTCGCCTATAACCGGGCATCGAATATCTTGTATCTTGTGAACGACGGCGGCAACGGACTCTTGCCTGGACTCATCCTGAACGGCCAAGGCTCGCTATCCAACGGCGCTTGCACGATCCAAGGGAACGGCACGAGTGCGAAACCCGTCGGAAACGTGCTTGAGCTGAAGCTCGCCATCCTGTACCAGCCGTCGTTCCAGGGAGACAAGGTAGTCTACGTCGCCGGGCGTGACAAGGCCGGAAAGAACTCCGGGTGGTTGACCGCCGGCGTATGGCGTGTCCCGGAACCGGCGGGTAGTTTTGCCGTGGAATCCCTGCAGACTCGTGTCGGCAGCGGAACCTATACTCCGGTCACCGCTGTGATCCGGTATCCCGCCGCCGCCGCCAACATCACCAACGCCCAACTCCTGATCAACGGGGACCTCAACGGGAACCAAGCCTGCTATGTCGGTTTCGTCATCGAAACTCGCGAAGTGTACCTGGTGAAAGATGAGGGGCCCGCAGCCGGCCTGCTCGGGCCGCTTCACGCCGGAACCGGCGGCACGCTCGCCAACAGCCAGTGCCGTATCACCGCGCCGGGCATTTCCATCTCCGGCGCTGATCTCACGCTTACAGTGGGTGTCGACGCTCTGGGTTCGTTCCGAGGCTCCAAGCTCGTCTACGCCGCTGCTCAACGAATCGCCGGGAGCGCAGTCGCCGAAAACACCGGGTGGCGCCCAATGGGCATCTGGAACATTCCCTGACCCAGCCGCCGCCGCACGGACTAGGCCTTCCCGCAGAAAAACGTCAGTGCCCGATGGATGTAGTCCCGCAGATCGCCCCGCTTCACCACAGCGTCCAGGAACCCGTGCTGCAACAGGAACTCGCTCCGCTGGAACCCTGGCGGCAGCTTCTGCCGGATCGTCTGCTCAATCACGCGCGGACCCGCGAACCCGATGAGCGCCCCGGGCTCCGCGATATTCAGGTCTCCAAGCATGGCGAAACTCGCCGTCACGCCGCCCGTCGTCGGATCCGTGAGCAGGCTGATGTAGGGTAGCCGCGCCTCGTCGAGCTTCATCAGCGCCGCCGAGATCTTCGCCATCTGCATCAGGCTGATCGCCCCTTCCTGCATCCGCGCGCCGCCCGACGCCGAGACGACAATCAGAGGACTCCGCGCCGCGATCGCCCGCTCGATCGCCCGCGTGATCTTCTCGCCCACCACCGCGCCCATGCTCCCGCCGACGAACTTCAATTCCATCGAACAGATTTCCACCGGCCGCCCATGCAGCTTCCCGGATCCGCACAGAATCGCGTCGTCGATCCCCAACTGCGTGCGCGACGACGCCAGCCGTTCCGCATACGGCTTCGAATCGACGAACTCCAGCGGATCAGTCGACGTCATCCCCTGGTCCCGTGCAATGTACTCGCCGCCATCGAACAGGTATCGCAGCCGCGTCGCCGCGTCAATCCGGAAGTGATGCCCGCACTTGTCGCAAACCCAAAGATGCTCGTCGAGCCCCTTACGCCACATCAGTTGCGAGCAGCCGTCGCACTTGAGCCAAAGGCCCTCCGTTTTTACCTTGTTTCCGGTCTCCTCCGGTTCCGGTGTGAGACTCGGTTGTTTACGGGTGAACCACGCCATGGAGTGATGGGTCGGGAGGCTTCAGAGGCCTTCGAACTAAGGTAACACTTTCGCTACAGCCGGGATGTCGGCCTCCTCGAACTCGCACAGCATGATCCGTTTCCGCCCGTCGGTGGTGTAAACCACCGCGATGCCCCCGTCGCGCTTCTGGATCGCGAACGGGTATGCGAACGAGTTCTTCCCCGTGCCGATATCCACCTGGCGCGGCCAACTGCGGCCGCCGTCCTCCGACACTGCCACCCGGAGCGGCGTTCGCTCCGACATCGAGGCGTTGTAGACCAGCATCAGGCGCCCGTTGCGTAACCGCAGCAGGTCCACCGCCGAGTTCGGGTTCGGAAACTCCGAATCTCTCCCCTCGCTCCACGTCCGCCCGCCGTCCGTCGATTCCGCCCGCACCAGGTACCCATCCGTCACGGGACCGTACCCGCCGCCCCGGCGGCAAAACGCGATCACGCGCC encodes the following:
- the accD gene encoding acetyl-CoA carboxylase, carboxyltransferase subunit beta, encoding MAWFTRKQPSLTPEPEETGNKVKTEGLWLKCDGCSQLMWRKGLDEHLWVCDKCGHHFRIDAATRLRYLFDGGEYIARDQGMTSTDPLEFVDSKPYAERLASSRTQLGIDDAILCGSGKLHGRPVEICSMELKFVGGSMGAVVGEKITRAIERAIAARSPLIVVSASGGARMQEGAISLMQMAKISAALMKLDEARLPYISLLTDPTTGGVTASFAMLGDLNIAEPGALIGFAGPRVIEQTIRQKLPPGFQRSEFLLQHGFLDAVVKRGDLRDYIHRALTFFCGKA